The Pan troglodytes isolate AG18354 chromosome 1, NHGRI_mPanTro3-v2.0_pri, whole genome shotgun sequence genome includes a region encoding these proteins:
- the LOC104007267 gene encoding metallothionein-1E, whose product MDPNCSCATGGSCTCAGSCKCKECKCTSCKKSCCSCCPMGCAKCAQGCICKGASEKCNCYA is encoded by the coding sequence ATGGACCCCAACTGCTCCTGCGCCACTGGTGGCTCCTGCACGTGCGCCGGCTCCTGCAAGTGCAAAGAGTGCAAATGCACCTCCTGCAAGAagagctgctgctcctgctgccccATGGGCTGTGCCAAGTGTGCCCAGGGCTGCATCTGCAAAGGGGCGTCGGAGAAGTGCAACTGCTATGCCTGA